The DNA window CTGCTTTTTTCGCATATTTGTTAAAGAAGTTCTGGAAAGTAATAGTTGCCAGAGTCTTACTCTCACGGCGTACCTTTACATGCTCTTTTGCCTCGATCGCCTGATGCAGACCATCGGAATATCTTCTTCCCGGCATGATACGTCCGGTAAATTCATCAACGATCAGTACCTGATCATCTTTTACAACATAATCCTGGTCACGGAACATCAGGTTATGCGCACGCAGTGCAAGGATCACATTGTGCTGGATCTCCAGATTCTCCGGATCTGCCAGATTTTCGATGTGGAAGAACTTCTCTACCTTCTTCACACCTTCTTCTGTCAGGTTTACTACTTTATCTTTTTCATTGACGATAAAATCACCGGTCTCGACAATTTCCTCGCCCATGATCGCTGTCATCTTGGTCATCTCACCGCTGGCTTCTCCACGTTCCAGCTGTCTTGCCAGAATATCGCAGACTTCATACAGTTTGGTGGACTTTCCGCTCTGTCCGGAAATGATCAGAGGAGTACGCGCCTCATCGATCAATACGGAGTCGACCTCATCGATGATCGCATAATGCAGCTCTCTCTGCACCAGCTGTTCTTTATAAATAACCATGTTGTCACGCAGATAGTCGAAACCATCCTCGTTGTTGGTTACATATGTGATATCACATGCATACTGTTCCCGTCTCTCGTCATTCTTCATGGAGTTTAAGATCACACCGACCTTCAGACCCAGGAACTCATGGACTTTACCCATCCACTCAGCATCTCGTTTTGCCAGGTAATCATTGACGGTTACGATATGCACGCCTTTTCCTTCCAGCGCATTCAGATAGGCCGGACAGGTAGAAACCAGCGTCTTACCTTCACCGGTTCTCATCTCAGCGATACGTCCCTGATGCAGAATAATACCACCGATCAGCTGTACCCGGTAATGCTCCATATTCAGCACACGCTTAGCCGCCTCACGCACTGTAGCAAATGCCTCCGGAAGCAGATCATCCAGCGTCTCTCCCTCTGCCAGTCTCTCCTTGAACTTTCTGGTCTGATCCTTCAGCTCCTCGTCCGTCATCGCCTGCATCGTCGGCCGCAGCGCTTCAATCTGATCCACCAGCGGCATAATTCTTTTCAACTCCCTGGAACTGTGCGTTCCAAAGATCTTTTCAGATAATTTCATCAATCCACTCCTATAAAATCCAATTTATTTTTTGTTACTAAATACACTGTCAATCTCAATTTCCCGGCACACCCAACCGATACCATTTCCAGTCTAGTGCACCATATTATATTCTAACACTTTACCGAAGAATGCACAAGTAAATTGTGCATTCTTGCCCCGTATCACTCACCTGCATCTGCCCCACTGGCAAATCCCAAAAAATCCACCAAAACCTTTCCTTTCTAAGTCAGTTTTTTCCATTGTCAGCCCGTGGGAGTTGGATCCTGGGGCGGGGGCATTTTGCGGGCGCTTAGGGCAGGCTTTGAAATCCAGCCCTTACGGAGACTTAGGCGCGAGCGCTCTCGCGAGCGTCTTAGTCGCAGTTAGGGATTAGTTCAAAGTTGCCCTGCCCGCTGTCCTCGCCCCACGAGCCAACTCCCACGGGCGTCCGTCTTAAACCACCCCAAAAAAAGAGAGAGCCACCAACCAGTGACCCTCTCCATTTACATTTTCAAAGCAATTAACACTCCGGCTCAATCAAGCCATAAGTATTTCCCTTTCTCTTATAAACCACATTCACCTCATCCGTCTCCGCATTCCTGAACACATAAAAATTATGTCCCAGCAATTCCATCTGCACACATGCATCTTCCGGATACATCGGTTTAATACCAAACTTCTTGGTACGGATAATCTTAACCTCTTCGTCCTCCAGGAATTCATCCTCCACAAACTCTTTCTGGAAGTTTCCTCCTGCCTGCTGCTGATTGACGATCTTGGTTTTATATTTGCGAAGCTGACGCTCGATGACTTCCTCTACCAGGTCGATGGATACATACATATCGCTGCTCACCTGCTCGGAACGAATAATGTTTCCTTTTACCGGGATGGTAACTTCAATCTTCTGTCTGTCTTTTTCCACACTCAAGGTTACATGAATCTCTGTCTCCGGAGTAAAATACCGTTCCAGCTTACCAAGCTTTTCCTGTACGGCTGATTTCAGTCCCTCTGTAACGTCAATATTTCTTCCAATGATAATAAATTTCATGCTGTCCAACCCCTTCGCACTTTATTTTACAAGTAACTGTCTCTACCTTTACAGTTATGGAGTCAGAATCGATAAATACCACGGTCAGCGATTCCTTCCGGCTCCCTTGTAAGTGTCTTTATTATACCAATAATGCTTGAATTTTGCAACTATTTCGTGAAAATTCATAATTTTTACGCATCTTTTTCTGTCAAATTCAGAGACAGTTTTTTAAGTGTTCAGAATCTGTTATTTTTCGGAATAATTTTCACTCTTCTGACAAATATCCAGGACATCCTCCCACTTCATACTGCCGCCGAAGAGATCGAGCGCACTGCCGACCGTCACATCCACCCGGTTTTCCCCTGCCACGCGCAGCGTCTCCAGATCCTGAAAACTTCCCACGCCGCCGGCATAGGTGACCGGAAGCGGATGTTTCTTCGCCAGAAGCTTCACCAGCTCCACCTCGATCCCGGAAGCTTTTCCTTCCACATCTACTGCATGCACCAGAAACTCATCACAGTGGGAAGAAAATTCCGCAATCGTCTGTTCCGATACGGGCACCTGGGTAAAATTCTGCCAGCGGTCTGTCACGATATAATACTGTCCGTCTTTTTTCCGGCAGCTCAGGTCCAGAACCAGGTGTTCCTTTCCTACGGCACGCTCCAGTTTCTCCAGATTCTCCCAGTTGATCTGCCCGTCCTTAAACACATACGAGGTGACGATCACATGACTGGCACCGGCATCCAGAAAACTCTCCGCATTGTCTTCCCGGATCCCGCCGCCGATCTGCATCCCGCCCGGATAGGCTTTCAGCGCTTCTATTGCCTGCTGTCTCGTCGCTTCATAATAAGGCGAAGTTGCAGGATTTAATAGGATAATATGACCGCCGCGGATCCCACGGGACTGATAGAGGCGCGCAAAAAAGGGAGCATCCTGCTCAGCCACAAAGTTTTCCTGAGCCTGATCTCCCTGATCCCGCAGGCTGCCACCTACGATCTGTTTTACTTTTCCGTTGTGAATATCGATACATGGACGAAATCTCATAGTATTTCCCTCTCTTCTTCTGTTCTTTCTGTATGCTGTCACGTTGTAACGTGGTAAATTTTCTACATCATATCATTTTTCCAAATATACGGCAACTATTCTCTTAATAATTACCCCGCCATACATTTTCAAAATTACTGCGCACTCCGTGTCCGGCAACACACCTTGTAAGATATTGTAAACACAGTCTCAGAAAAAGAGAGGCACTGTTCGTCACGTTCTCCTTATCGCCAGAGTATACCGTGCGAACAGCAGCCACCCATAGGATTCGATTCTTCTATTACCGGAAATTTACCGTGCATTCTGCTGATTTGCATCCCTGCTTCCGCCGCCGGTCAGATCCTCCACACCTTCTCCGATACCGTCTCCCACATCTTTGATTCCCTCACCGACATCCTCGCCGAGGTCTTCGATGATATTTCCATTCTCATCTACCGTACCTTCCCCGGAAGTGGCGCCGTTCATATTGCTGTTGCCGTCGGTTCCGTTGTTGTTCATATCCGTGTTGGTATCCGGAGCGGTTCCGTTGTTGTCGCCCGCGGGTACCTGGAAACCGTCGGTGTTGTTTTTATTTTCATTGCCATCCGTCGTATTTTCATCCTGTGTGTTGTTCCGGTTGTTGTTCGTATCGTCCGCAACATTGCCACATCCTGTTGCCAGTCCGAGCACAACGGTCATTGCGGTTACGATCAGATATCTCTTCCATACATGTTTCATATTCTGCATCTCCTTTTCTGCTGTGTCTGTAGCTTTCCACAGCATCCCTTTCCTTCATTTTTCAGGCATATAAAATATCCACCTGTACAGTTGTAGAATGTGTCGGAAAATGCAAAAATATACGGCCGCTTTTTGAAAAAACGACCGTATTCATGTTCTCTGTATTCTGTTTTTAATATTTAAAACAATTTTTTAAACTTATCCGATGACATCGCTCATCTGATACCAGCCCGGTCCTTTTCCTTTCAGGAACTTGGCTGCCTGGATCGCACCTTTTGCAAACAGGGTTTTGGAGTAAGCGGTGTGCTGGAATGTGATCACTTCATCGTCACCGGCGAAGATCACATCATGTTCTCCGACGATCGTTCCGCCACGGACAGCAGAGATACCGATTTCTTTGTCATCTCTCTGTTCTCTTCTCTGGCTTCTGTCAAAGGTATAATGATAAGCGTTGTCCAGTCCTTCGTTCAGGCTGTCTGCCAGTGCCAGGGCGGTTCCGCTCGGAGCGTCCACTTTCAGGCGATGGTGTTTTTCCACGATCTCCATGTCAAATCCGGCTGCTGCCAGGGTCTGAGCTGCTTCTTTTACCAGTTTCATCAGCAGATTGATACCAAGAGACATGTTTGCGGATTTCAGGACTGCCACATGTTTGCTGGTCTCTTCCACTTTTTTGATCTGCTCATCGGTCAGACCGGTGGTACACAGTACAACCGGGATCTGTCGCTTTTCACAGTACTCTAACAGTGTGTCGGTCGCTTTTGCCGTACAGAAGTCGATCACGGCATCTGCCTCCACATCGCAGGTCCAGATATCGGTAAATACCGGATATCCGTTGTCTCTGCAGTCATTTAAATCAATCCCTGCTACGATTTCAATTTCAGGATCTTTCTCCACTAACTGGGTGATCACCTGACCCATATGGCCGTTGCAGCCATGCATGATTACTTTTACCATTTGCGTTCTCTCCTGTTTCTTCCTGCTGTCTTTATGCCAGTTTGATACCGAATTTTCTCATTTCTTCTGCCAGAACTGCCTGGTGTGCTGCTTCCATCTCGGTCAGTGGCAGACGAAGCGGTCCTACTTCTTTGCCCATCAGGTTCAGGGCTGCTTTTACCGGGATCGGATTTACCTCGCTGAACAGCGCATGGACTAACGGCAGAGCCTTTAACTGCAGTTCGCAGCTTTCTTTTACTTTGCCTTCCATGAACAGAGCAACGATGTCATGTGTCTCCTTCGGTGCCACGTTGGACAGTACGGAGATAACACCTTTTCCACCCAATGACAGGATCGGTACGATCTGATCATCATTTCCGGAATACAGATCGATCGCTCCGTCGCAGGCATGCATGATGTCTGCCACATGGCTGATATCTCCGGATGCCTCTTTGATAGCGGTTACATATTCTGCATTTTTTGCCAGATAAGCAACGGTGGATGCTGCCAGAGAACATCCGGTACGGCTCGGTACGTTGTACAGGATCGCCGGTACTTTTGCTTCGTCTGTGATCGTTGTATAGTGTTTGATCAGTCCGTTCTGTGTTGCTTTATTATAGTAAGGAGTTACCAGAAGGATACCGTCTGCGCCTGCCTCTGCTGCCTCTTTGGACATCTGTGTTGCGGTTGCGGTAGAATTGGATCCGGTTCCTGCAACAACCGGGATACGATGATTTACCTTATCAATGGCAAATTTGATCGTTCTCATATGCTCTTCTTCGGTCAGTGTTGCAGATTCTCCTGTTGTTCCGCAGATAACGATAGCGTCTGTGCCGCCTGCAATCTGCTCCTCCAGTAATTCTTCCAGCTTGTCATAGTTTACTTCCAGGTTTTCTTTCATAGGTGTGACAATCGCAACACCTGCTCCTTCAAAAATAGCCATATCTATTTTTACTCCTTTCTTTTGCATAAATACTAAAGGTGCACCACCATCCGGAGGTCCACCTTTTAAGAATTCGCTATGAAATCATCACATGTTTTCTTTGGATAGCACTCCATCTTTCGATGACAGTCATGCCGTTCTTCACAGACACGCCCAAGAACCAAGTTTCAGGTTTCTTCGCCCTTTCGGCACTTTTTCCTTTCCTTTGCCTTCTTCTGCTCCTGAAACATCCGACAAATTACTGATAAAAAATGCAACCTCTACCTAAATTTGTAAAAACATTTTATTTTTTCAATCATATCATTATTCATTTTTATTGTCAATCCGCATATTCCAGTTTGCTCACAGAAATCTCGTATGCGGTCCGCTTCTGTGTCTCTTCCTCGCTGATTTTTTTCACGTATTCCCGGCTCTGGATCCTGCCCCAGATCAGGACATGGCCGCCCACCTGAAAAGCGGATGCATATCTGGCATTTCTGCCCCAGCAGATGCACGGGATATAGTCCGATTTTCCATACGGCCGGTTGACAGCGATCAGAAGATCCGCGATTTCTCTGCCAAGCGGTGTTTTCCGGTAGACCGGCGGTTTACATATGTATCCATCCAGGAAAATGGCGTTGCTCTTCATATTTTCATCGTCATCTTCCACAAATTCCACCTCTCTGGCAAACACCGAGAGCACCAGCCGGTTTTTCTTTTCCTCATGGCGGTTGTAGGAGCGAAACTGCCCCATCACATGGATATACTCCCCTTCATAATCTTCGTTCACATCCACCAGACGCTCCGAGATCATGACCGGGATCCGGTCTTCGGAATCGCTGAGTCGTTTGACCAGCACATCTACCATATAAAAGCCCTCGCCGAATACCTGATGGCTGAATGTAAACTGGGATGCGATTTTTCCCATGATTTCCACCTGATTGTTTTCAATAATCTTATCTGTCATGATTGTAGTTCCCCTTCCTCTTTTTTGTATTTTGTATATTTTATATCTATTCCGTTTCTTCCATATTTAGAACCACATTTTGAAAAAAATTTTTTTATCCCTTGTAATCTGAAAAAAATGTGATAGACTTGTATCGTTGGAAATGCCCGTTTTACGGGCTCTTTATATGCATAGAAAGGAAATTGTTTATGAAAATCAAAAGAGAAGATATTCGTAATGTGGCGATCATCGCCCATGTAGACCATGGTAAAACCACTCTGGTAGACCAGTTACTTCGTCAGAGCGGCGTATTCCGTGCGAATCAGGAAGTCCAGGAACGTGTTATGGACTCCAACGATATCGAGCGGGAACGTGGTATCACGATTCTTTCCAAAAATACAGCTGTTTATTACAAAGATACCAAGATCAACATCATCGACACTCCAGGTCATGCGGACTTCGGCGGCGAAGTAGAACGTGTCCTGAAGATGGTAGACGGTGTTATCCTGGTCGTAGATGCGTTCGAAGGTGCTATGCCGCAGACCAAATTCGTTCTGAAAAAAGCACTGGAACTGGATCTGCACGTGATCGTATGTATCAATAAGATCGACCGTCCGGAAGCCCGTCCGGATGAAGTCATCGATGAAGTTCTGGAACTTCTGATGGATCTGGATGCTTCCGACGAACAGTTAGACTGTCCGTTCCTGTATGCTTCCGCAAAAGCAGGCCACGCTGTTCTGGATCTGAACGATACACCGGAAAATATGGAACCTCTGTTTGAGACGATCTTAAAATACATCCCGGCTCCGGAAGGTGACCCGGAAGCAGGTACCCAGGTTCTGATCAGCACCATCGACTACAACGAATATGTAGGCCGTATCGGTGTCGGTAAAGTAGACAACGGTAAGATCGCTGTCAACCAGGAAGTGATGCTGATGAACCATCATGATCCTTCCAAGAAGAAAAAAGTAAAGATCAGCAAACTGTATGAGTTTGAAGGCCTGAACAAAGTAGAAGTACAGGAAGCAGGCATCGGTTCTATCGTTGCTATTTCCGGTATCCCGGAGATCCACATCGGAGATACCCTGTGTGACGTGGAAAATCCGGAACCAATCCCGTTCCAGAAGATTTCCGAGCCGACCATCGCCATGCATTTTATGGTAAATGACAGCCCGCTGGCAGGTCAGGAAGGTAAATTCGTAACTTCCCGTCATCTGAGAGAACGTCTGATGCGCGAACTGAACACCGATGTCAGCCTGCGTGTGGAAGATACCGATTCTCCGGACTGCTTCAAAGTATCCGGTCGTGGAGAGCTGCATCTGTCTGTCCTGATCGAGAACATGCGTCGTGAGGGTTATGAATTTGCAGTAAGTAAAGCGGAAGTTCTTTATAAAGAAGACGAACGTGGAAAACTGTTAGAGCCTATGGAACTGGCTTACATCGATGTTCCGGAAGAGTTCTCCGGTACAGTCATCCAGAAAATGAGCGAACGTAAAGGTTCCCTGCAGGGTATGAGCACCGGAAGCGACGGTTCCACCCGTCTGGAATTCGAGATTCCTGCCCGTGGTCTGATCGGTTTCCGTGGAGAGTTCATGACTTCCACCAAAGGTACCGGTATCCTGAACACAAGTTTTGACGACTACGCTCCGTACAAAGGAGATATCCAGTACAGAAAACAGGGTTCCCTGATCGCTTTTGAAGCCGGCGAGTCCGTAACTTACGGTCTGTTCGCTGCACAGGAGCGTGGTACACTGTTTATCGGACCTGGCGAAAGAGTTTACGCCGGTATGGTTATCGGACAGAACGGTAAAGCCGAAGATATCGAGCTGAATGTCTGCAAGACCAAACATCTAACCAACACCCGTTCTTCTTCCGCAGATGACGCCCTGAAACTGACCCCGCCGAAAGTCCTGAGCCTGGAACAGGCATTGGAATTCATCGATAACGATGAGCTCCTGGAGATCACTCCTACCAGCCTGCGTATCCGTAAGAAGATTCTGGATTCCAGACTGAGAAAGAGAGCAAATCTGAAATAATCATAACTATAGATACCAAAAGCGGATGTATCTGTCAGACCGGCAGATACATCCGCTTTTTTCTTTCATTTATGACAATTTCAATCCCTTCACAATCACGAACCAAAATGCCTGTCTCAAAACCGGCTCTCGCATTATCCGCTTACTTCTTCCAGAATCGAATCCCAGCGGAGTCCTTCTTCTTTCTCCAGTTGATACCACGGACCGCCGTCTTTCCGGACAAACTGATTTGCCATATGCTGAACCATACATTCTTTTCCGCCAGCATAGTTCACCTGGATATCCGATATCATTCCATCATAATCTTCCGGATCCACGGAACTGTTCTTTTCCATTTTCAGATGGTTCAGATAGTTTGTGACTGTTTTGATTTTCTCTACATCGGACAGCTCATACCTCGTTTCTCCCGGGCGGGTAGATATGGTGATCCCGGTAACAGAACCTTCCGGCAAAAAACCTTCTTCTATCTGCTGCTGAACCTCCACCTGGCATTCATCTGCGGTTGTCTCCGGATCATATTGCAGTGTGTCCAGGATCTGCATAACCTGTTTTTCATTTTCTTTCCACCATGCACTCTCGCCACATGGATTGATGATATGGATATCGCTCTTTTCACCCAGAAATACAATCTCCTCCCATATGCCAGATGCAAAACCGTCTCTCGATTCTTCCAGGGCTTTTTCTCCTGCCAGCCGGATCTTCTTTTCTTCCAACCCTGTCCCACATGTTTCACCTGGATAATCCTTTTCGTACTTCACCAGAACTTCATTTTCTTTATCTTCCCCTCGATAAAAACTGATTCCATACACAGTATCCTGTTCTTCCGTCTGAATCTCATAGTTCCATTCCTCCGGCAGCTGCAATGTGAGTGTTCCATAAGGACCTTTCAGTGAAACCTCTGTTGCCGGTACAAATGTTCTGGATTTCTTTTGAAAGATCCAGATGCCGGCTCCTGCCAGGATCACCACAACAACTGCCAGAAAGAATCTCCACCGATATAGTCTTTTCTTCATGCTTCCGTCCCCCTGTCTGCCTAATCTTCCACCGTTTCTATCATCGCCTGCAACTCTTCCAGGCTGATTCCGATTTGCAGACTGATCGAATACGAATATCCTCCCTGCTGCCAGATCGCCAGTTCATACGCATCGCTGTCTCCCTTGCAGGTGACTTCTGCCTCTCCCACGTTGATCGTAGTCTCCTGGCTGTATGTGTTGTATACGCCGCTGTTATCTTCATCATCCCCCTGTGATTTTCTGAAATACACTTCCTGATCATCCCCGGTATAGCGGATCTCAGCCAGCGTATCATCATAGATAAAATACTGGGTTTCCTTCACGGTAAATGGAAGTTCTCCGATCTCTTTGACGGTAAATCCCACCGCATCGGAAAGTTCCTCCGCAGAACCATACTCCTGCATCGGATTTGGCATCTGCACTCCACCATCTGCCACATCCGTAGTAGTCATATCTTCTTCCTCACTGACTGTTTTGTCCGGATGTAACGTATGAATTCCATAAGCAGCTCCCACGACCAGTGCGCAACACGCTGCAACCGACAGATATTTTGTCCATTTTTTCATGGTTTGCACCTTTGCCTTTCGTTCTCTTTCCGAGACATGGCGCAGGATCTGTTCTCTCGTTTCTGGTGTCAGGTGGATGTTTTCCATGATTTCATCATATAACTTACTCAAAATCATACTCCTCTCTCAGAACTTTCCGCAGTTTTTCTCTTCCTCTTCGAAGATCAGACCGCACACTGCTCTCCTTTTTTCCCAGAATCTCTGCAATCTGCGCTGTTGGAAATCCTTCATAATAATACAGATGAATCGCTTCCCGGTAGCTTTCCGGAAGTCTCTTTACCGCATCCCACACAAAAGTCAGATCTTCCCGTTCCTGCGCGATCAGCTGATCCTCCAGCTGGTCTGCCTGACGGATCTTATTGTAGGCAATCTTATTTTTACTCAGATTCGCCGCCACCCGGAATAGCCATGCCTTTTCGTGCTTTTCATTTTCAAACACCGGACGATTCTCCAGATAACGGATCAGTGTTTCCTGCAGGATGTCCTCCGCATCACTCATATTATGTACGTAGGTATACGCAAGCCGCAGCACAGCATCTCCATACACATCCAGAATCCGTTCCGCAAGCACCTCTGCCTTCTGCTTCCCGGCAATTTTGACCGCCTTTTTCTGTTCTGTCTCCTTTCGGATCACGGCAAATATCTGCCCGATCTTTTGTTTCTCCTTTTCCACGAACAGATACCACGCAGCGATCCTGTCCCTAATCCCTCTTTCCACCATCCACGTTTCGATACCCGTCAACGTTCCGGTCTGATAACCCATCATCGTTTCCCGCTCCTGTCTCTCTTTGTTTTTCGGTTTCACTTTCTATACAGTTCAGCCTGCAAAAATGTTGCAGCTTTTTTCAATTTTTTTATATAACATGAAACAATGATTCCCCTATAACAACTGTTTCTGAATCTCCTGTATTTCTTCCAGATCCTCACCTGTCATATCTGCAATTTCTTCCGGACTTTTTCCCTTTCGTAACATATTTGTTATAATGCTTGCAACTCCTTCTTTTTTCCCTTCTTCCCTTCCTTCTTTTCTACCTTCTTCCCTCGAAGCCTGCATCTGCGAATGATAATCCCGGATAGCTTTTTCCCTTGCCTCGTATTCTAAGCGTTTTTTCTCATCCGCGCTCATATGTTTTAACATCTCATACGCTTCGTCTATATAAGAGTCTTCTTTTGCCATCTTCTCAAACTCCTTCCTGCTTTTCGCTCCCAGGAAACGCATCCAACGGATAATTCCGGACTCATTCTGTTCTTTCTCCGGCAGCTTTTTCAGTTCCAACACATGGATCTCAAGCAAATCTGTATTTATCGTCCGGATATTCTGTATGTAAGATTGTCGGCAGCAAAATGGTTTCTTCGATCTCTTCCGGTTCTACACCCAATAATGCTGCGATCATTCCCTGCCTTACCCTTGCATTTTGCATCAATTCTTTAAAGCAGAAATCTACGGTTGGAAGCATGATAAACTCTTCTCTGTTTTGCGTTTCCTGTGTCATTGTTTTTGTCTCTTCGTTCATTGCGTCTCCCTTTCCTTCTTACAGGACAAAATACGGAGACTTTCTTTCTATAGTACCATACTTCTCTCTTCCATCAAAGAGAACGCATTTCATTGACGACATAACTTTATTACAAAATCCCTAAAGAAAATGTCCATATTCTGTCCTATATTCATTTTTGTATATACATCGGATATTTTCTCAGGACTCTGAGTATTAGATATGTGTTTCCGATATGTGAATTAGATATTTTTATCCGTCCCCAAATACTCACGGATACTATAAATTTTTATCATTGTAACAGACTCCTTCCATCTTTGCAAGATTTAATCTTCATAAAAAC is part of the Blautia faecicola genome and encodes:
- the hpf gene encoding ribosome hibernation-promoting factor, HPF/YfiA family; the encoded protein is MKFIIIGRNIDVTEGLKSAVQEKLGKLERYFTPETEIHVTLSVEKDRQKIEVTIPVKGNIIRSEQVSSDMYVSIDLVEEVIERQLRKYKTKIVNQQQAGGNFQKEFVEDEFLEDEEVKIIRTKKFGIKPMYPEDACVQMELLGHNFYVFRNAETDEVNVVYKRKGNTYGLIEPEC
- the hisA gene encoding phosphoribosylformimino-5-aminoimidazole carboxamide ribotide isomerase gives rise to the protein MRFRPCIDIHNGKVKQIVGGSLRDQGDQAQENFVAEQDAPFFARLYQSRGIRGGHIILLNPATSPYYEATRQQAIEALKAYPGGMQIGGGIREDNAESFLDAGASHVIVTSYVFKDGQINWENLEKLERAVGKEHLVLDLSCRKKDGQYYIVTDRWQNFTQVPVSEQTIAEFSSHCDEFLVHAVDVEGKASGIEVELVKLLAKKHPLPVTYAGGVGSFQDLETLRVAGENRVDVTVGSALDLFGGSMKWEDVLDICQKSENYSEK
- the dapB gene encoding 4-hydroxy-tetrahydrodipicolinate reductase produces the protein MVKVIMHGCNGHMGQVITQLVEKDPEIEIVAGIDLNDCRDNGYPVFTDIWTCDVEADAVIDFCTAKATDTLLEYCEKRQIPVVLCTTGLTDEQIKKVEETSKHVAVLKSANMSLGINLLMKLVKEAAQTLAAAGFDMEIVEKHHRLKVDAPSGTALALADSLNEGLDNAYHYTFDRSQRREQRDDKEIGISAVRGGTIVGEHDVIFAGDDEVITFQHTAYSKTLFAKGAIQAAKFLKGKGPGWYQMSDVIG
- the dapA gene encoding 4-hydroxy-tetrahydrodipicolinate synthase, translating into MAIFEGAGVAIVTPMKENLEVNYDKLEELLEEQIAGGTDAIVICGTTGESATLTEEEHMRTIKFAIDKVNHRIPVVAGTGSNSTATATQMSKEAAEAGADGILLVTPYYNKATQNGLIKHYTTITDEAKVPAILYNVPSRTGCSLAASTVAYLAKNAEYVTAIKEASGDISHVADIMHACDGAIDLYSGNDDQIVPILSLGGKGVISVLSNVAPKETHDIVALFMEGKVKESCELQLKALPLVHALFSEVNPIPVKAALNLMGKEVGPLRLPLTEMEAAHQAVLAEEMRKFGIKLA
- a CDS encoding single-stranded DNA-binding protein, giving the protein MTDKIIENNQVEIMGKIASQFTFSHQVFGEGFYMVDVLVKRLSDSEDRIPVMISERLVDVNEDYEGEYIHVMGQFRSYNRHEEKKNRLVLSVFAREVEFVEDDDENMKSNAIFLDGYICKPPVYRKTPLGREIADLLIAVNRPYGKSDYIPCICWGRNARYASAFQVGGHVLIWGRIQSREYVKKISEEETQKRTAYEISVSKLEYAD
- the typA gene encoding translational GTPase TypA — its product is MKIKREDIRNVAIIAHVDHGKTTLVDQLLRQSGVFRANQEVQERVMDSNDIERERGITILSKNTAVYYKDTKINIIDTPGHADFGGEVERVLKMVDGVILVVDAFEGAMPQTKFVLKKALELDLHVIVCINKIDRPEARPDEVIDEVLELLMDLDASDEQLDCPFLYASAKAGHAVLDLNDTPENMEPLFETILKYIPAPEGDPEAGTQVLISTIDYNEYVGRIGVGKVDNGKIAVNQEVMLMNHHDPSKKKKVKISKLYEFEGLNKVEVQEAGIGSIVAISGIPEIHIGDTLCDVENPEPIPFQKISEPTIAMHFMVNDSPLAGQEGKFVTSRHLRERLMRELNTDVSLRVEDTDSPDCFKVSGRGELHLSVLIENMRREGYEFAVSKAEVLYKEDERGKLLEPMELAYIDVPEEFSGTVIQKMSERKGSLQGMSTGSDGSTRLEFEIPARGLIGFRGEFMTSTKGTGILNTSFDDYAPYKGDIQYRKQGSLIAFEAGESVTYGLFAAQERGTLFIGPGERVYAGMVIGQNGKAEDIELNVCKTKHLTNTRSSSADDALKLTPPKVLSLEQALEFIDNDELLEITPTSLRIRKKILDSRLRKRANLK
- a CDS encoding RNA polymerase sigma factor; protein product: MKPKNKERQERETMMGYQTGTLTGIETWMVERGIRDRIAAWYLFVEKEKQKIGQIFAVIRKETEQKKAVKIAGKQKAEVLAERILDVYGDAVLRLAYTYVHNMSDAEDILQETLIRYLENRPVFENEKHEKAWLFRVAANLSKNKIAYNKIRQADQLEDQLIAQEREDLTFVWDAVKRLPESYREAIHLYYYEGFPTAQIAEILGKKESSVRSDLRRGREKLRKVLREEYDFE
- a CDS encoding Rpn family recombination-promoting nuclease/putative transposase — translated: MELKKLPEKEQNESGIIRWMRFLGAKSRKEFEKMAKEDSYIDEAYEMLKHMSADEKKRLEYEAREKAIRDYHSQMQASREEGRKEGREEGKKEGVASIITNMLRKGKSPEEIADMTGEDLEEIQEIQKQLL